The segment CCAGCCGTACTGCTCGACCTTGACGACGGTGTAGATGCCCAGCATCAGGCCGGCGGTGACCAGCACCGCGCCGAGTACGTCGGCCCCGGCGGACCGGCCCGTGCCGCGGTCGCGGGGCAGCGCCACCAGGGCCAGGGCGACGGTGGCGACCCCGATCGGCACGTTGATGAAGAAGATCCAGGGCCAGCTCAAGGCATCGGTGAGGACACCGCCGAGGACCTGGCCGAGGGAGGCGCCGACGGCCCCGGTGAAGCTGAAGATCGCGATGGCCTTGGCGCGTTCGGCCGGGTCGGTGAAGAGGGTGACGAGGATGCCCAGGACCACGGCCGCGGCCAGCGCGCTACCGACGCCCTGCAGGAACCGGGCGGCGATCAGCAGGCCCGGGCCGGTGGCGAAGCCGGCCAGCACCGACGCGAGCGTGAAGATCACGTTGCCGGCGAGGAACATGGCGCGCCGGCCGAGCAGGTCGCCGAGCCGGCCGGCCAGCAGCAGAAGACCGCCGAACGGGATCAGGTACGCGTTGACCATCCAGCTGAGCCCGGCCGGGGTGAAGCCGACGTCCTGCTGAATCGCGGGCATGGCGACGGTGACGATGCTGCCGTCGAGGATGGTCATCAGGCCGGCGGCCGAGAGTACGCCGAGCGCGGTCCAGCGTGAGTTCGACATGAGTGTTCCTCCCCAGGAACGAGATCGCTCTTGAGGAGAGACGCTAACAGATAGTCCCGTAGTAGACTATATTTTTCGGACCTACTTTGTGCGCTCCCGTGGGCGGCGGGCCGGCTGGGCGCTCTCCGCTGGGGTGGCCAGGTGCCCGGTGGCCAGGCGGTTCAGTGCCCGGACCAGCACCTCGCGCTCGTCCTCGGGCAGCGAGCCCAGCGCGTCGCGGTGCACGCCGTCGACGATCTCCTGGCTGCGCTCGGCGATCCGGGTGCCGGTCTCGGTGACGGCGATGATCCGGGCCCGCCGGTCGGTGCTCGACGGGCGGCGTACCGCGTACCCCGCCTTCTCCAGGGCATCGACCGTGACCACCATGGTGGTCTTGTCCATGTCGCCCAGCTCGGCCAGCTGGATCTGGGTCCGCTCCTCCTCCAGGGCGTGCACCAGCACGCAGTGCATGCGCGGGGTCAGGCCGATCTCGGCGAGCGCCGCGGTCATCCTGGTGCGGAGCACGTGGCTGGTGTGATCCAGCAGGAAGGACAGGTCGGTCTCGGTGCGGGTCGGTGCCATCGCGGTCATGTGACCAGCGTAGTTCCGCTACGGATAATCTGCGACCAACCGTCTCGTCGTCGGCGGCGGCTAAGGTGCCATGCAGTGATGCTCGTCGATGATCGAGGTAGCGATGACTACTCCCGTCGCGTTG is part of the Actinoplanes sp. NBC_00393 genome and harbors:
- a CDS encoding MarR family winged helix-turn-helix transcriptional regulator, coding for MTAMAPTRTETDLSFLLDHTSHVLRTRMTAALAEIGLTPRMHCVLVHALEEERTQIQLAELGDMDKTTMVVTVDALEKAGYAVRRPSSTDRRARIIAVTETGTRIAERSQEIVDGVHRDALGSLPEDEREVLVRALNRLATGHLATPAESAQPARRPRERTK